From the Lathyrus oleraceus cultivar Zhongwan6 chromosome 3, CAAS_Psat_ZW6_1.0, whole genome shotgun sequence genome, the window GTGGCATCTTTAAGAATTGAAGGTGGATAGACATTGTTGCcaccgggatttcacgataacgaaaccgggactaaagagatgccaaagagaggcaaagtcagaagagtcgccaccaaattttatttagtttacctctatcggagagaagaggggaaatagtcgataaaaccctcggaaaagaggcgcgcacgggaagcgctaaaagagaataaggaatcggtctcgcaaccgagatttgggttcggaagccggttacgtaaggggaaggtattagcaccccttacgtccatgatactccatggtaaccatttgggttgttttaaATACATGtgatttatctattattgttttattttcaaaagaatgtgtgaaaagaagggggtgtttttgttattatagtgttcgccaaggattggggcccttgtgcctacgtatcactcattcggggatgaggaatcagagctccgtagttcggagtataaaatatttgtgtgttggttgattttacctttgagaaaagggttttcaggatgatgccctaaggaacaaaaaatgagtttgatgagttgtattgtttttaccttgaatgagggttttatgaaagaatgtttgtgattattttgtactaaagtctatgggcggaggtgattattctagaaaACAAGCCAAtcgtcttgcgtccaaaataatcagagtaagggtaggaatgctccattcttactcattctccaccacttaaggctcgtggcgcacaataataatcgtaattattaagtgttttgaatttgattataaaaattccacttgacgttgaatcaagggtttggtttatttgataatgaaatttggcttatgcaacatgaatgcaaagtaaccaacaagaaattaaagagtctcattctaaggtagcccaagagaaatccttttgtgtgcaaaagtgacctaatctaaataaaggataatggtcttacaaacatgtccccctaaggtggtgccatgatgccattcttacaacatgcatgtaagttacagatgaaaatccaagtgtttacaaagtatcacaaagagtaaaagaaggcttccaagcaaaggtcctaagatgaaatcttctaagtccaagttgaatgtaaattacaaggtaatgacataaaagtaaatcacaagataaagaatgacaatatcacaataataatggttagtgaatgtaaatgacacaaAATAAACCACAAGTTAATGGTAACAAAATCGCAATgacaaaggttaatgataaaaaaaagttagtgaagtataattagtggttatGTATAAAATGAACATCCCGAGGACTATTTTTCATAGGtcaaaaagactcaaaatatgacacattaagggatatcttatcattgatgcaaagtattgaagatgattgaaaaatcaactaacaatagatttgtaacaaagaaagttatgcaaccctaagtccatctatcaatattatgatttgttctctttatttttgtttttactcctcttttatttagcaagatagtaatagagtaaataaattagcataatgtaaatgatatggttagataacaataaacataaacataaacataaacataaacataaacataaacataaacataaagtacttgaaataaagtgaacagtaaaataaattgcaaggaagtaaagtgaaataatgtaaatgttaggagttagtagtcagtggttagtagaataacaataagcaaatagaataacaagttaaatgtaaagaaaatggtttcatctatgtatcaaatgacccaaatatggttgaaatggaggtaacctatcaatgcctcaaagtatcatgaaggatctattgatcaatcattaataggtttgaaacattgaagattttatcaactctaaacaaccatggccatgatctaatagatctcatcaaccaaataaatgtgaaaacaagtcaacaataaataacaaatgaaacaaaatacAAAGTTTGATTAAATATGGTGGATAAAAGTAGCAAGAGCAAGAAATCCCAACAGAAAAAGGTGTAAACCAAAGTTATTCATTTTTTACAAGCTTGAGTCTAAAACCTCTCAAAAGATCAATCAAGAACAAACAACCATTTTCAACACAAAAACAGAAccaaaaagttaacaaagtttaagctaaaatcattacccaaaaaGTGTTGAAAAAAGGTAGGttgaaatggtgttgagcttggATATAAAGCAAGGGGTTTGGGATGAAAGTGTTTATGGTGGAGGTATAGTGAAGGAGCtgagttatgagtgttagagagtgagaagttttgaaaaaaaatatgaaagaggaCAAAAAAGTTGGTGGGGTGACTTTTTCAAGTgagagagatttttttttgttttgaccTAGGTTTGGAGAGGAGAGTGAATGGTACTTGGACAGAACTTTTGGGGGCTAAGAAACATGAAAAATAAGGGGAAATagtacctctatttatagggaaagtaGGTGGAAAAAGGGGGTGACCCAAAAGGTACTCTGTGTAAAAAACAGAGCTTCTGTTGTTGTCCACGtaggtgtaatcgattaccatgattggggtaatcggttacaccatccaaaatggcctggaaatcaattttttatccgtgtaatcgattaccatgattagggtaatcgattgCACAGTCCAAAATGGTCTGAAAATCAATTTTTTGtctgggtaatcgattaccatgataagggtaatcgattacacagtccaaaatggcctgaaaatcaattttttgtctgggtaatcgattaccatgattagggtaatcgattacacagtctAATGGTTGTCATACAAGACAGTGTTCCTTAACAAGACAATGTTCCTTAACAACGACTGGAACACAAAACATCTATTGgggactgtgtaatcgattaccctaatcatggtaatcgattacccagacaaaaaattgattttcaggccattttggactgtgtaatcgattatCCTAATCATGGTAATTGATTACACAGACAAAAAATTGATTTCCGTGCCATTTTGTATGGTGTAACCGATTACCCcaatcatggtaatcgattacacctgcgTGGACAGCAGCAGAAGCTCTATTTTTTACATAGAGTACCTTTTGGGTCACCCCTTTTTCCACCtactttccctataaatagaggtactATTTCCCCTCATTTTTCAAGCTTCTTAGCCCTCAAAAGTTCTGTCCAAGTACCATTCACTCACCTCTCCAAACATAGgtaaaaaaaaaaatctctctcACTTGAAAAAGTCACCCCACCAACTTTTTTGTCCtcattcatatttttttttcaaaacttctcactctctaacactcataactcaGCTCCTTCACTATACCTCCACCATAAACACTTTCATCCCAAACCCCTTGCTTTATATccaagctcaacaccatttcaacctatcttttttcaatattttttttgggtaatgattttttgtgtgccttagggcatcatcctgaaaacccttttctcaaaggtaaaatcaaccaacacacaaatattttctactccgaactacggagctctgattccccatccccgaatgagtgatacgtaggcacaagggccccaatccttggcgagcactataataacaaaaacacccccttcttttcacacattcttttgaaaataaaataataatagatgaatcccatgtatgtaaaacaacccaaatggttcccatggagtgTAGCGGGAtatttgttacctttagatttattgactaaatccaaagtaaatcatacaattcgagtcaccaccgcacttctatttatccaaaggaaaggttagaaagcgaacaaaaaccgagaagttttatcaaatcaaaaaataataaaaatgttagagatctgggtaagggggttggttatgcaatgggaaggttttaagcacccaaaacatccttagtactctaagggagcccttttcacaaatgttgtaaggtaggttggtatttgtaaaaaatatttgtgcaaacatgattggggagatgagagaagaatgtacaagttatttacaacttttgtgtttgaatggataaacccattgcctacgtaccatcttaaaaaggtaggatcaaaacttcatagttcggggtaaaaatatcaaaaaaagttggtgaattgattggtcaaaatccttaaagatcttttgttatcaaaagggagaaaactcaacctagaaccacaaatccaccatgtgaggagagcttcgacatgctagtgaggggttaacccctataataagcatggaagacttatagtccatcactaaggatataggtgagtattatatcaacctctaagataactcaaacctaatagctaatgtttatgaaaagttttggcaagaagtggtcattgaaaccacaaaaacaattgagtgagttgtatttaccaatgaaaagtatttacaaagtacGGTCAATGTTTacttagaattcaattcaaaataagtgttatgaaaagaagtttgaaaaatcaaaagcatagtgcttaggtttctaatttttgaaaataatgttaatgtttgcacaaaattttggcttgggttagagtggggagaagaagaagaatggctagatcctagacatacaaagatgaaggaatAGAAATAAAACCAtattggagttcccttcttgagatcatagtgatgatccaagttgttccctttcctttggaattagcaagcaataagcaaataactcaagcaatcaaccacacaatcaagcaagctcctaggaatcttccaattggcttttgaATCTCTCACTTTGaatgctcatgacaatggttcttctaccTGGCAAGTTTGGGATTCCTAGCACAAAAAtacacaaatcaaaaagttccacaatgcaatagaaagaatggacaagagtgagtttagaaattaggtcctttcaattcatcttcaacattaagcattctaaaggcatgaggcctagttgctctttgacatttttatagcattctaaaggcatgaggcctagttgctcttcaaactccattagcataggtaaggtcctaaaatctaagtcctttgtccatttgcattgggttcacacaatcaaaacaaaacaagcacaatagtatatacacaataatgtgctcaagtgagcaaaaggcaaattgcattaacataaacatgagctcaagtgagcaaagggaaaaagcaaatgaattaatgtgcaagaaattaaattggataaaataaattgcaagaatAAAATGctttaattaaaagttagtgattattagttagtgttagtgttccataaggcaatttagcgctatgttaagcaatcgtaagtggactaatgtagtagtcacacctatcggaggtcggtcaataaaactataggcaacaaacacaagttagagaccatgactagtaagccaagctcctacaacttgccatgtcaaaagaaaataagaatgatcttgtattgatttaggttttctgcttgaccaagaagcaacctatccttaatgcaaagcaattcacttgatctttgatcaagatgaatttgatttgaaccaaggaaggttaaacctctcatatgtcaaggctaaccaccaatctttaactcattgatcaaaaggaaaaagatgaagaagaagaagaagaagaatgtacATAAATTGAAATCCAAATGAAAtatccaacacacattgatcaaacatgaatagaatcaaagtcaatcaatggtaaacagaagcaagatgaagtttagaagtcaagaaacaaataaaatatttttggtatttttgagaattaaaataacacttgaattaaaataaataattaaaggtcaaacttcaaatccatttcaaattaacttggaaaagtccaaatggatcatcctaagttcaacaaggtcatacaaggtttgacaaaaaatttcatcatttttagaaaccagaaactatttttaaacaattaaaaatgaataaaaaataacataattgaactaaaatctcaaataaatttcaaatcaattaagaaattgatgagaatatttttcatatattcatcatcattcaaagatgttaagaaaatatttttggcatttttgaatattggaaactatttaaaatgaactaaaaataaccagaaaagagaaaattcacaaaaaatattaaatggcaaaataaaaagtattaaaaatcattttcagaaactagaattaaaaagagaaataatgcaattggtcccatattttttggatttaaaatgaaagagttatgaatttttgaaataaaaggaaataaaagaaaataaaatgaaattcaaaaattaagaaaaagcctggcgcgttggatcagtttcattaaatgaggtggcacatcctAAGGCTCTCAAACGCGCGCTTATGGTGATCCAGAGTCAAAGGCGAAACACACAacattattaaaagtcataacatccaaaggccatgattcaatctggaaacaaCAACCAACGGTCCAGATGCAATCTGGCATaggggacggtggtgtacaccaccgtcttctccggcgagcaagccatttccggccagagttgcaggtcttaaaaagttcaccaaaatgcatgatcctcatatcattggaaagctagggtgatgtacatcacccctgtgccattgatttctactctagactctcatagaaggagaatCAGAGATAGAAAAttatggagttcaaactgaacttgatgaattcatgaaattaaatgcacagatcaattgcctcttatgagacgacttcagaggaaccaacaaacacaagaaatgagcaagatccagtgagtttcgaatcaaaaaagtttgaagAACAACCTTTGAAGTCCAGCTTTACAAGGCACGATCTCTTCCAATTCTTTGATGCAACTTGATCTTGAGATGGAAATAAAGTTAGGCTAAGGAATTGGagctcaataatcaaccaaggaagttgaaaattgaactgaaaaattaaagaagaaaattcaaaattcctttAGGTGAAGGGTGGGATTCTAATTCTGCAGAGTAttaggcgccttaaggttggaaATGAATGGAGCTATGCACATGTATTTATAGTGGAAGCTGATGCAAACAATGgcaaactcgtgtgcatgtggaatgagggcctccatgcatgggcctgtataggcgcatgggaggcccaaatgcaattggTTTAGCATGCTGAAGTGTAATTGAAGtgttttggacgtgcaaatgtgattgaattggcttgtgcattaagtttcaacatgttatgcataaatgaacATAAATCTTCTCCTCTTCAAAAGTGCActttgccaaattgaaacatggtcatgtgggtaatggttggaaaggtattgacatgaggaacaattgttatgttgaacaaaaatccatttggagttgggaaattattgaaaactgatcatgaagttcaaggtacaaaacatgtgtatgtgaattttgctaaaatggaccaacttcaagcccttctgtttcaatgattcaagcctcaaatgccaaaaccttcaacataaaagttgtagatattttcaagacaataaagttggactcaaattttgtatcatttggatttttcatgggaaagttatgggcacttgaagttggattttttcaagattcaatggctttggtccaaagtgacctataatgttttgtattatcacatgtacttattttaggattatgaaaatttgttcaacataacaaattaagtagacatcttaaactttccaattcatttgatcccacctcaaaataatgaaaaatgaaggagttaggtccttgggaatttgacttaaaatttgggtttcagtcaaaatgacctataatgttttgaaatgaatgatgaccttccaagcttcaaataaatttttgatgaacattaaagtttttcatatggttattaagaacatgttttatcttggggtcatcttcatttgacaaacacatcaaatgttaggtctcagtggatttcaaaatagtcagatgaattgactgatcaacttctcaagtccaaacttcaaatctcGATGAATAGATGATTGAGGGCACTCGAATAAGCtcatatatgatgaatgagagctttgggaaccatttccatgcttgcttgcactttcatctggccataccaatgagtataggggcctcataggagccttggatcacatgattgctcaagctacaaaacaaaacaagttaatgacatatttttgtgcttttggttagtaaacaaaataagaagagaaataatatacaattcaagcatgcttggtggtctcaaaccaactcatacaagtcccaacccaagggtaagaAGCCAAGATGttgtgatccttgaggcaaatgcaatgagcaatgttatgatgccgcgagggatcttagggtcaaaattagggtcttacatgAAGTACCATGGACATaaggggttctaataccttccccttacgtaaccaacttccgaacccaaatctcggttgcgagaccgattccttattctcttttagcgcttcccgtgcgcgtctcttttccgagggttttatcgactatttctcctctcctctccgatagtggtaaactaaataaaattcggtggcgactcttctgactttgcctctctttggcatctctttagtcccggtttcgttatcgtgaaatctTGGTAGCGAcagctagcgactctgctggggacaccaaaattccctaagcaagtctagcctagtttgggttgttcCTCTTTTACGTACGTTGAGATTTATCTGCTATCTATTTTTCTGTATATATTCCTTTCTTTGCTAACCTGTGCATATTTTCTTTGTTTGCCTGTTGGTCCGAAACTTTGGCTCTATGACAAAGAAttttggaagcaataatgattgcaaagaaaaaaccttgtgtgaaggactccccacccgagtctgagagttttcttgagataggagaggttgagtagtattgatctgcgaggtgccttcctcgttagggtcgtacgagaacctcacttagtggtagattctcttaaggggattgatgactgtcgtgctttcggcgtaagcatcttttcttttactagagtcaatgaccttaagaccccttttagaatcttttaaaactatggctagcctagaccgatggtcgcgtagtatagaccaccgaggtgccttcctcgtaagggtcgatacaaagatctcacttagagtagatgactttgatggagcagtcgcctggcaagtaaattgacataagcgactgacagtcaaggaagtccatgactctaggggaagtgtcttacacccaattttccaAAAGCCTTAGATCACGCAAAGCAAGAACCTTGGTTTACTAAGCAGTCATTATTAAATCCATGCTTCGTCACAATGGTCCAAAACCATGAACCCATGCCTAAAAATCCCGTGGAAATAATaaaccaatcattcattcatacattcattcatcatcaaaataataagcaaAGCTCTTAAAATTTTTGTTTGTTCGGACGCAGAATTACAAGACTATTTTCCGACACAATCATGGATACTTCAACAAGGAAAAGCACTTCTTCTTTCCGCTTCAAGAGTCCCGACATCAGTTCATTAAAGGTCCTCTGTTCAAAGGTCGTAGCTCTCAAAGACAACAAGTTTAGAGACAATTTTGGGAACATCGTAGATCTTCTAACCGAGAAGGTTGACTATAGTGCTATCACTACAATGTCCCAATACTATGACGtccctttaagatgcttcactttccccgacttccaaatctctccaaccTTGGAAGACCTCGAGAGACTCCTCAATCGACCAATCAAAGAATACAACCCTTTTCCGAAATTGGAAGAAGGCTTATGTTTGACCGAGCTCTCACTCACCTTGGGTATCAACGCCAACAAGCTAGTGGATAATTTGGGCATTAAAGGATCCGTCAAAGGTTTAACTCAAAAGTTCCTAGAAGCCCATGCTTGGGAAATGATTAAAAAGGAAGACCCGACTTTTGTAGTGCAACCTTGGCACTTTTGATTCATGGAATTGTCCTTTTCCCAAATCTGGACAAGTTCGTGGATCAATTAGCAGTTGAAGTCTTTTTAACAAAGAATCCGGTGCCTTTTTTACTTGCCGATTTCTACCATACCTTCCATACAAGGCATGAGAAGAAGGGAGGTACTTTCCTTTGTTGCGCTCCTATGCTACATCTTTGGATGAGGGCCCGCATGCCTCAAAGTGGACCCTTCACCGAAAACAAACTGACATGGCCGCAAAGGTTCACATCTCTCTCTGCCAACTCAATTCTATGGTACAAGAGGGAATGGGATACAAAGGATGTCATCGCAATATGTGGAGAGTTCTCTAACGTACCCTTAATAGGAATacaaggttgcatcaactacaaccctgctatACTCAAGAGACAACTAGGGTACGCCATGACGAGTCCCCCCGAGGAAAGAGATTTCATTCCATTTGTCATTAATACCGTGGATCCGCTTGATTCAAACGTGAAAAGAGTGAGAAAAGCTTGGACAAGCATAGTCCGTATTGACCATGAATGGGGTAAGAAAAACatcctagccaaggaaccctactaTGTGTGGGTAAAAGAGAGGGCTAGGGTGGTTAAGATGTCGTTTCTGTTTGATCCTTCTTCATTCCCGTTGATACCCGAGCCCGAGCCTATCCTACAAGAGGACATGGACAAACTTACCAGCCAAATCAAAGAGCTCgagttggaaaacactcaacTACGAGTCTAACTCAATCGTGCCAAGCAACGTAACTACGTCTTGGAGGATAAGGGTAAGCAAGTCTGTGAAAAATTTGAAGATAGCAAGAAAAGGCTCCGATTAGCCGAGGGACAAAGAGTTTGGGTTAGTGGAGCTTTACAAGGAGCTAATTTTGAGCTAGACTTCCACAACGAGGAGTTGGATCGAGCATCCCGAATCATCAAAGACCTTGAAAATACTGTCGAGAGGTCTAATGCCATGAAGAAAAAAGCGAGAGAAGATTACGAGGCCCGGATTCTTGAACTAAGGACCACTCTAAAAGAGTATAAGGATTTTCTAGCCAAGGAGCAACTAGAGAAAGATAAGATTCACCGAAGCTTCATGCGTGAGTAGTTCAACCTTGGAAGAGCTTGCGAGCAAATCAAGAACTTGAAGAGGGGAATCTATGACCAAGCCTATATAAAATTGTAAAACAACTACAGACATTGGGAGGAGCGTTGCCATGGATTCGAAGCTGCCATTGTTCAAAGGGACGAAATCATCCATAATCTCCAAGCCCTTTACGAAGAATGGAGGGACAAGTACACCAACATGACGGTATTAACCAACTATGTCCTTCAAGACTTTCCCGACAAGTTGAAGGAGGAAGATCTGATCATGTGCCTAGATAATACCCCCAAAGAGGTCTACCACTTCGTCAAGTTCTGCAAAAGAACAATGGCCGAACTCATCACCGACATTGAGGCTCTCCGTaagtctcaaggggtcacttTTAGGGTGGATATCTAGTTGGTTTATTTGCTTCCATTACTTGTATTTTGCAACTTCTATGTATTGCTGTCTATTttcccttcaaaggatgaatGAAAGTTGTGATTTTTCACTATTGTGTTTTCCTTTATTCATGATTGTGAACGTGAATCGTCAAGTAGTTTTTGCAATGAATAAACATGAATAACTAAAAAAGAGCTTTGCTTTAACACAaaaaaattcatgcatcatatgcatctttcgaaacacaaaaacataaaaaactcatccatccaccCCTTTTTCCTTCCAGAACCACTCTCCAAAGCTGACTTTTCGGTATGATACACGAGGACGTCGACAAGCTGTCATGGAGCAACTTCAAGAGAACCAAGTCGTCCTTCAGGAAGAAGTATCCCAAATACGGTCCCAAATGCGGCAGTTGATGGAAACTATTCAAGCAGTCGCAAGAGGCCAAGAGGTtatggcaaaaatgcaagaagaaaCGAACCAACGTGTCAGTACCACCAATCCTCCTACCTCTCCAGCGATCGAGACTCCGACTCCAGTTCCTCAAGTTGATCCTCCAATTAAGATTAATGCACCCGGAGGTGTTCCAAACGACAATCCTCGTCCTCATATTTTTGAGACAGACGGCCAACTCGATGCATTCTTCAGCCTAAGAGATGCTTCTCAGGATGACGCCTTCAGTTCAACAACCAACAAGGTGGAGAGGAAGGTAAGGGCTATCGAGGAAAAGCTCAAGGCAATGGGGAGCACTGATGTTTTGGGCCTTGATGCGGCAGAAATGTGCTTGGTACCTGAGGTCATCATTCTGGCCAAGTTCAAAGTtccggactttgaaaaatataagggaaatagcGACCCTAGGACACACATTAGGGCATACTGCCGAAAGATGGTTGCCTATTCCAGCGATGATCgacttttaatgcattttttcCAGGATTCCCTCAGTGGGGCATATTTGGATTGGTACATGCAACTTGAGGGCAACCATATTCACACCTGGAGGGAAATGGATGAGGCATTCCTCAAGCACTATCAGTACAACACTAATATGGCACCTAATCTCACGCAGTTGCAAAATATGACTCAGAGGTCTGAGGAGTccttcaaagaatatgcccagcGGTGGAGGGAATTAGCTGCTAGGGTACAACCCCCATTGCTAGAAAGAGAACTCGTAGACATGTTTATGAGAAACCTGCAAGGTCCATACCTTGATAGAATGGTAGGGAGCACCTCTTTGGGATTTTCCGACCTGGTCTTAGCCGGTGAAAGGATAGAAAATATGATTAAAATGGGAAAGATCCAAAACTCTGCCAGTACGTCTAATGCATCGAAGAAACCTTTTGTTTCCTACGGTAAAAAACGAGAAGGCGAGACCAATGCTGCCATAGCTCCCGTTCAACCAAGTCAACAACAACCATTTGCAATTCCTGTTCAAACTCAACAAAAACAACGGTATCAACAATAACCGCAATGTCAGCAACCACaatatcatcaacaacaacaacaaaggatGTGAAGGCCCGAGAGAAGATTTGACGCAGTTCCCATGCCTTATAGCCACATTCTACCATATTTATTGAGGGGATCACTTGTACAACTAAGGGAGTTAGGACCCCCACCAGC encodes:
- the LOC127131281 gene encoding uncharacterized protein LOC127131281 codes for the protein MEQLQENQVVLQEEVSQIRSQMRQLMETIQAVARGQEVMAKMQEETNQRVSTTNPPTSPAIETPTPVPQVDPPIKINAPGGVPNDNPRPHIFETDGQLDAFFSLRDASQDDAFSSTTNKVERKVRAIEEKLKAMGSTDVLGLDAAEMCLVPEVIILAKFKVPDFEKYKGNSDPRTHIRAYCRKMVAYSSDDRLLMHFFQDSLSGAYLDWYMQLEGNHIHTWREMDEAFLKHYQYNTNMAPNLTQLQNMTQRSEESFKEYAQRWRELAARVQPPLLERELVDMFMRNLQGPYLDRMVGSTSLGFSDLVLAGERIENMIKMGKIQNSASTSNASKKPFVSYGKKREGETNAAIAPVQPSQQQPFAIPVQTQQKQRYQQ